One Apodemus sylvaticus chromosome 14, mApoSyl1.1, whole genome shotgun sequence DNA window includes the following coding sequences:
- the LOC127664898 gene encoding probable G-protein coupled receptor 141, whose translation MDGYNTSENSSCDPILPHHLTPVYVIVLIGGLVGVVSILFLLVKMNSRSVTTMAVINLVVVHGVFLLTVPFRLAYLIKGTWTFGLSFCKFVSAMLHIHMYLTFLFYVVILVIRYLIFFKRRDKVEFYRKLHAVAASTAMWLLVIVIVVPLVVSQYGNYEQYNEKQCFRFHKELGRDYVQVVNYMIVIVVITIAMILLGFQVFITLSMVRKFRHSLLSHQEFWAQLKNLFFIGVIIICFLPYQFFRIYYLYVVAHSKSCKNKVEFYNEILLSTTAISCCDLLLFVFGGSHWVKQKIVDMWNCLLCH comes from the coding sequence atggatggatatAATACTTCTGAGAATTCCTCTTGTGATCCTATACTGCCACACCATTTAACACCGGTTTACGTCATAGTGCTCATTGGAGGACTAGTAGGCGTTGTCTCCATCCTATTCTTGCTGGTGAAAATGAATTCACGTTCGGTGACCACCATGGCTGTCATTAACCTGGTGGTGGTTCATGGGGTATTCCTACTGACAGTGCCTTTTCGCTTGGCATACCTCATCAAAGGGACTTGGACATTTGGATTATCCTTCTGCAAATTTGTTAGTGCCAtgttacatatacacatgtacctcACATTCCTCTTCTATGTGGTGATACTAGTCATCAGATACCTCATCTTCTTCAAGCGTAGAGACAAAGTAGAATTCTATAGAAAATTGCATGCAGTTGCTGCCAGTACTGCCATGTGGCTTTTGGTCATTGTCATTGTTGTACCCTTGGTGGTTTCTCAGTATGGAAACTATGAACAATACAACGAGAAACAGTGCTTTAGATTCCATAAAGAACTTGGCCGTGACTATGTGCAAGTTGTCAACTATATGATAGTCATTGTTGTCATAACCATTGCAATGATTCTCTTGGGTTTCCAGGTCTTCATCACCTTGTCCATGGTGCGGAAATTTCGCCACTCCTTACTATCCCACCAGGAGTTCTGGGCACAACTGAAAAATCTTTTCTTTATAGGTGTCatcattatttgttttcttccctACCAGTTCTTCAGGATTTATTACTTGTACGTCGTGGCACATTCTAAGAGCTGTAAAAACAAGGTTGAATTTTACAATGAAATCCTCTTGAGCACAACAGCCATCAGCTGCTGTGATTTGCTGCTCTTTGTCTTTGGAGGAAGCCATTGGGTTAAGCAAAAGATTGTTGACATGTGGAATTGCCTTTTATGCCATTAG